Proteins from one Chitinophaga oryzae genomic window:
- a CDS encoding DUF3108 domain-containing protein — protein sequence MFSPLRNSIFIAVTTLFAAISGSANAQSKFDANLLKNGKYTLACFMTNEGREQAIGTFTFNVNTTGDKLSLTVVTAIAGLEAWKDTAVTDLNTFKPIYLASHNTMKDMVVNFGPNITGYHIDKKTGQKKVIKEAGVPSFVDSYTYPFLVSTLPLTSGYKTDLSVFEYKPTNTDNMKKIVVDEVRNNTYVSKFTGKHDVWEVSAVEPATGDKMVYLIDKKTRRLWQLEEWANGQHVRMVDMETDFNSIKAPFDKVATLKMVKGGDAIIAGQVFARDFNDNGTIWAKMQVMNIQAKQVAPKGTQVILIPYNDYFKEWIKVNESQRKKGREGIALSDEAAECIKSTTVYDDGGHFEFVNLMPGEYLLYTEFSYVHSYSQNEVVGYTDHYINGMFQGTSANTVSRNYNTGAGATVKKVVTVSKPGEKVDVKLKKTRA from the coding sequence ATGTTTTCTCCATTACGTAACTCAATATTCATCGCCGTAACGACATTATTTGCGGCTATTTCAGGGAGCGCTAACGCCCAGAGTAAGTTCGACGCCAATCTGCTAAAAAATGGCAAGTATACATTAGCTTGTTTTATGACCAATGAAGGCCGTGAACAGGCAATCGGTACTTTCACCTTCAATGTTAATACCACCGGCGATAAATTGTCGCTGACCGTTGTCACCGCGATCGCGGGACTGGAAGCGTGGAAGGATACCGCCGTGACCGACCTGAATACCTTCAAGCCGATCTATCTTGCTTCGCATAATACCATGAAAGACATGGTGGTGAACTTCGGCCCTAACATCACCGGCTATCACATCGACAAAAAAACAGGTCAGAAGAAAGTGATCAAAGAAGCCGGGGTCCCCTCTTTCGTGGACAGTTACACCTATCCTTTCCTGGTGTCAACGCTGCCGCTGACTTCCGGTTACAAGACAGACCTATCCGTGTTTGAATACAAGCCTACCAACACCGACAATATGAAAAAGATTGTGGTGGATGAAGTGAGGAACAATACCTACGTTAGTAAGTTCACCGGCAAACATGATGTATGGGAAGTATCCGCGGTAGAACCAGCCACCGGTGATAAAATGGTTTACCTCATCGATAAAAAGACCCGTCGCCTCTGGCAGCTGGAAGAGTGGGCCAACGGTCAGCATGTCCGGATGGTGGACATGGAGACAGACTTCAACTCCATTAAGGCGCCTTTCGATAAAGTAGCCACCCTGAAAATGGTGAAAGGTGGCGACGCCATCATCGCCGGACAGGTATTTGCCCGCGACTTTAACGATAATGGCACCATATGGGCCAAAATGCAGGTCATGAATATCCAGGCCAAGCAGGTTGCTCCTAAAGGTACCCAAGTGATCCTCATCCCCTACAACGACTACTTCAAGGAATGGATCAAGGTCAATGAATCCCAGCGGAAAAAAGGCCGGGAAGGTATTGCACTTTCCGACGAAGCCGCCGAATGCATCAAATCTACCACCGTATACGACGACGGCGGCCACTTTGAGTTTGTGAACCTGATGCCCGGAGAATACCTGCTGTACACAGAATTCAGTTATGTGCATTCTTACAGCCAGAACGAAGTAGTGGGATATACAGATCATTACATTAACGGCATGTTCCAGGGCACCAGTGCTAATACTGTCAGCAGGAACTATAACACCGGCGCCGGCGCCACCGTGAAGAAAGTGGTGACCGTGAGCAAGCCCGGTGAGAAAGTGGATGTGAAATTGAAGAAGACGAGAGCGTAA
- a CDS encoding NADP-dependent oxidoreductase, with protein sequence MKAIRIYEFGEPEVMKIVEVERPVPAPDEILVKVYAASVNPADYIIRRGGNEGLKPLLKLPMGLGIDGAGIVEAIGSEVTKFKIGDRVYGVPNYLDGSYTEYLAAKSDQFALMPQSVSFNEAGSLPACARMAWSGMVEKAKIKPGQHVLVHGAAGGIGNLALQFAKAHGAYVIGTASAYNADFLKQLGADDVIDYNTQKFEDIVRDMDVVFNATPTTTVDEALRLRSVKVLREGGIFVCTHGVWPGDEFKELLARKNATVSMAGVDINHYHCLTEVAKLIDAGKVKPVISRIYPWEQAAEAHRDSETKHVRGKIVLQVRKED encoded by the coding sequence ATGAAAGCAATCAGAATTTATGAGTTCGGCGAGCCGGAAGTGATGAAAATTGTAGAAGTCGAACGCCCCGTTCCGGCACCAGACGAAATCCTGGTCAAAGTTTACGCTGCCAGCGTTAACCCGGCCGATTACATCATACGAAGAGGTGGAAATGAAGGCCTGAAGCCTCTCCTGAAGCTGCCGATGGGATTAGGTATTGACGGAGCAGGAATTGTAGAGGCAATTGGAAGTGAGGTGACCAAATTCAAAATAGGTGACCGTGTATATGGGGTGCCTAACTATTTGGATGGCAGTTACACTGAATACCTGGCAGCTAAATCTGATCAATTTGCCCTTATGCCGCAGTCTGTCAGTTTTAACGAGGCCGGTTCGCTGCCGGCCTGCGCGCGTATGGCCTGGAGTGGAATGGTTGAGAAGGCTAAGATAAAGCCTGGTCAGCACGTACTGGTTCATGGCGCAGCCGGAGGGATCGGAAATCTTGCGTTACAGTTTGCTAAAGCTCATGGCGCTTATGTCATTGGGACTGCATCGGCCTATAATGCTGATTTTTTAAAACAGTTGGGCGCTGACGACGTGATTGACTACAACACACAAAAGTTTGAAGACATTGTGCGTGATATGGATGTGGTATTCAATGCCACTCCTACCACTACCGTCGATGAAGCATTGCGTCTCCGGTCTGTCAAAGTTCTAAGAGAAGGTGGTATCTTTGTATGTACTCATGGCGTGTGGCCTGGTGACGAGTTTAAGGAATTACTCGCCAGGAAAAATGCAACTGTATCGATGGCGGGTGTTGATATCAATCATTATCATTGCCTGACTGAAGTGGCTAAATTGATTGACGCAGGAAAAGTAAAACCTGTTATCAGCAGGATTTATCCGTGGGAGCAGGCCGCTGAAGCGCACCGTGATAGTGAAACAAAGCACGTTCGGGGCAAAATTGTACTTCAGGTCCGTAAAGAAGATTAA
- a CDS encoding helix-turn-helix domain-containing protein: MMHYKTISQWFEAWQLPMPEHPLISVFKVDIAKIMYSGESVKAFCDFYCIALKRVTGAEKIKLKYGQQPYDFNGGIMSFVSPGQVTSLSVDQDTEVKQSGWYVIVHPDFLWNTALANNIKRYEFWDYTVNEALFLSEKEEEVIINIIENIHRETHANIDKFSKQIIISQLESLLNYAERFYNRQFVTREKANHHILDRLEKVLETYLSSGQPATKGVPAVNDIAAMLNMSPKYLSSLLRLHTGKNTQHYIHEKLIERAKERISTSELSISEIAYELGFEHLQSFSRLFKAKTQLSPLEFRRSFKS, translated from the coding sequence ATGATGCACTATAAAACGATCAGTCAATGGTTCGAGGCCTGGCAACTGCCAATGCCTGAGCATCCGCTTATCAGTGTTTTTAAGGTAGATATTGCCAAAATCATGTATAGCGGCGAATCCGTGAAAGCTTTTTGCGACTTCTATTGCATAGCGCTGAAGCGGGTGACAGGCGCCGAAAAAATAAAATTAAAGTATGGACAGCAACCTTATGACTTTAATGGTGGGATTATGTCTTTCGTATCTCCCGGCCAGGTGACGAGCCTTTCTGTCGACCAGGATACTGAAGTGAAGCAGTCAGGATGGTATGTAATTGTCCATCCTGATTTTCTGTGGAATACTGCCTTAGCGAACAACATTAAACGATATGAGTTCTGGGATTATACTGTAAACGAAGCCCTGTTCCTATCTGAAAAAGAGGAAGAGGTTATCATTAATATCATTGAAAATATACATCGGGAAACCCACGCTAACATTGACAAGTTCAGTAAACAGATCATCATATCACAATTGGAAAGCCTGCTGAACTATGCTGAACGGTTTTATAACCGCCAGTTTGTAACACGCGAAAAGGCCAATCATCATATACTTGATCGCCTGGAAAAAGTATTGGAAACCTATTTAAGTAGTGGTCAACCAGCCACTAAAGGTGTTCCTGCTGTCAACGATATTGCTGCCATGCTCAATATGTCCCCCAAATATTTAAGCAGCTTGTTACGCCTGCATACAGGGAAAAACACGCAGCATTACATCCACGAAAAGCTGATAGAAAGGGCTAAAGAAAGAATTTCCACCAGTGAGCTTTCTATAAGCGAGATCGCTTATGAGCTGGGGTTTGAACATTTGCAATCTTTTAGCCGGTTGTTTAAAGCGAAAACACAACTTTCTCCCCTCGAATTCAGGCGGTCATTCAAAAGTTAG
- a CDS encoding sigma-70 family RNA polymerase sigma factor, producing MIEYSTLSDHELIVLLAHDDNSAFKTLYDRHARILYLAAFKKLPVPHLLEDLLQEVFLTLYRKRSSLSEITNLRAYLHSALRNRIFNELRNSLIHEQHHQQLTVAESTESPCNYDLQLLEKRFGEALDRLSERSREIFLLSRRDELSYKEIAERLGISVKAVEKHMGKALQVMRSEFKDYGVMAVVGLAMVERWV from the coding sequence ATGATCGAGTATTCCACCTTATCCGACCACGAACTGATAGTCCTGCTGGCACACGACGATAACAGCGCCTTTAAAACGTTGTACGACCGCCATGCCCGTATACTATACCTGGCCGCTTTCAAAAAGCTGCCCGTGCCGCATTTGCTGGAAGACCTGCTGCAGGAAGTGTTCCTCACCCTGTACCGCAAACGTTCGTCCCTGAGCGAGATCACCAACCTGCGGGCCTACCTGCACAGTGCGCTGCGGAACCGCATCTTCAACGAACTGCGCAACTCCCTTATTCATGAACAGCACCATCAGCAGTTAACCGTTGCTGAATCCACCGAAAGTCCCTGTAACTACGACCTGCAGCTGCTGGAGAAACGTTTTGGCGAAGCGCTGGACCGGCTTTCAGAACGCAGCCGGGAGATATTTTTACTGAGCAGGAGAGATGAATTGTCCTATAAGGAAATAGCAGAACGTTTAGGCATCTCCGTGAAGGCCGTGGAAAAACACATGGGGAAAGCGCTGCAGGTGATGCGGAGCGAGTTTAAGGATTATGGCGTGATGGCGGTGGTGGGGTTGGCGATGGTGGAGCGCTGGGTGTGA
- a CDS encoding FecR family protein, which produces MQPDTTDRQLLELLDKYLKGHCTEQERQLLESWYEAYESRLADNGPAEVPALYDGMVAQLQAEKVWAAPVKKIRSWWKAAAAVLVLVAGATLAWVIWPSRMQEVRTLAGHHRQVTLPDGTQVWLNVSSSLKYSAGMKNAQRDVYLEGEGYFDVATNDLHPFIIHTKDITVKVLGTRFNLKAYNGESLETALLQGKVAVSLNSLPEKSLQLAPQQKLTLTRKADAEQASGEDWGEFIAEVQPIQRQGETETGWQKDKLEFHNKSFSELARIMERWYGKTILIKDASLNSNRFNGTFRREDVTRALKALQLTADFNYKIKGDIVIIYK; this is translated from the coding sequence ATGCAACCAGATACCACCGATCGGCAGCTGCTGGAGCTGCTGGATAAATACCTGAAGGGGCACTGTACGGAACAGGAGCGGCAGCTGCTGGAGTCCTGGTACGAGGCCTATGAATCCCGGCTGGCGGATAACGGCCCGGCGGAGGTGCCGGCGCTGTACGACGGTATGGTGGCGCAGCTGCAGGCCGAAAAGGTATGGGCGGCGCCGGTTAAAAAGATACGTAGCTGGTGGAAAGCCGCGGCCGCAGTGCTGGTATTGGTCGCCGGGGCCACGCTGGCATGGGTGATATGGCCTTCCCGGATGCAGGAGGTGCGCACCCTGGCAGGGCATCACCGGCAGGTGACCCTCCCCGACGGCACGCAGGTATGGCTTAATGTCAGCAGCAGCCTGAAATACAGCGCCGGCATGAAAAACGCTCAGCGCGACGTATACCTGGAAGGCGAAGGCTATTTCGACGTGGCCACTAACGACCTCCACCCTTTTATCATCCATACGAAAGATATCACCGTGAAGGTGCTGGGCACCCGGTTCAACCTGAAAGCCTATAACGGCGAATCGCTGGAAACAGCCCTGCTGCAGGGTAAGGTGGCGGTAAGCCTGAACAGCCTGCCGGAAAAATCACTGCAGCTGGCGCCGCAACAGAAACTGACGTTGACCCGCAAAGCTGACGCGGAACAGGCCTCCGGGGAAGATTGGGGCGAGTTCATCGCGGAAGTGCAGCCCATCCAGCGGCAGGGCGAAACAGAAACCGGCTGGCAGAAAGACAAACTGGAATTCCACAATAAATCATTTTCCGAACTGGCGCGGATTATGGAAAGATGGTACGGCAAAACCATCCTGATAAAAGATGCATCGCTCAACAGCAACCGGTTCAACGGCACCTTCCGCCGGGAAGACGTGACCCGTGCGCTGAAAGCCCTGCAGCTGACCGCCGACTTTAACTATAAAATCAAGGGAGATATAGTAATCATATATAAATAA